In one Candidatus Auribacterota bacterium genomic region, the following are encoded:
- a CDS encoding transposase encodes MPSGQDIGIGRGDRERKIGRTNYSYHARVTECGACPCKGQCCPQNTAKGRSIRRGVDDPAVEAFKKKMETTEAKEIYRQRGRWSEFVNAWIKEKMGLRKFHLLGKGKALMELLWVCVTYNVKQWIRLSWRRRVTEANVA; translated from the coding sequence GTGCCCAGCGGGCAAGATATTGGTATTGGAAGGGGGGATAGAGAGCGGAAGATCGGGCGCACGAACTACAGTTATCACGCGAGGGTAACGGAGTGTGGAGCGTGCCCCTGCAAGGGGCAGTGCTGTCCGCAGAACACCGCAAAGGGGAGATCGATCAGACGCGGGGTTGATGACCCGGCGGTGGAGGCGTTCAAGAAGAAGATGGAGACGACGGAGGCAAAAGAGATCTATCGCCAGCGCGGGAGGTGGAGCGAGTTTGTCAACGCCTGGATCAAGGAGAAGATGGGGCTGAGAAAGTTTCATCTTCTGGGAAAAGGGAAGGCGTTGATGGAGTTGCTGTGGGTGTGTGTGACGTACAACGTCAAGCAATGGATACGACTAAGCTGGCGGCGCCGTGTGACGGAAGCGAATGTCGCATAG